A part of Kineococcus endophyticus genomic DNA contains:
- a CDS encoding protein jag has product MNDTTDAVEETSVDQTEDAAATATEEPRRKGSTKSRLEEEGDIAADYLEELLDIVDLDGDIDIDIENGRASVAVVADEAGTPALSRLVGSDGEVLEALQELTRLAVQAQTGDRTRLMLDVAGHRSTKRTSLVRLAHEVVARVQSSGAAERLEPMSAFERKVVHDAVAAKGLVSESEGEEPRRRVVVLPTPTGDPQSSDA; this is encoded by the coding sequence GTGAACGACACGACGGACGCGGTCGAGGAGACCTCGGTGGACCAGACCGAGGATGCTGCCGCGACGGCGACCGAGGAGCCCCGCCGCAAGGGGTCGACGAAGTCGCGACTCGAGGAGGAGGGCGACATCGCCGCCGACTACCTCGAGGAGCTTCTCGACATCGTCGACCTCGACGGGGACATCGACATCGACATCGAGAACGGCCGCGCTTCGGTGGCGGTCGTGGCCGACGAGGCGGGCACACCCGCTCTGTCGCGGCTCGTCGGCTCCGACGGCGAGGTGCTCGAGGCCCTGCAGGAACTGACCCGGCTCGCAGTGCAGGCGCAGACGGGCGACCGGACGCGGCTCATGCTCGACGTCGCCGGCCACCGCTCCACCAAGCGCACCTCGCTCGTCCGGCTGGCCCACGAGGTCGTCGCTCGGGTGCAGTCCTCCGGTGCGGCGGAGCGGCTCGAGCCGATGTCCGCCTTCGAGCGCAAGGTCGTCCACGACGCCGTCGCGGCGAAGGGCCTCGTCAGCGAGTCCGAGGGCGAGGAACCGCGTCGCCGCGTCGTCGTCCTGCCCACGCCGACCGGAGATCCACAGAGCAGCGACGCGTGA